The Pseudolabrys sp. FHR47 genome contains a region encoding:
- the ntrC gene encoding nitrogen regulation protein NR(I), with translation MPTGSILVADDDAAIRTVLNQALSRAGYEVRSTGNAATLWRWVNQGDGDLVITDVVMPDENAFDLIPRIRKARPDLPIIVMSAQNTFMTAIRASERGAYEYLPKPFDLKELIGIVGRALSEPKEPRTQPTKPEEFDAIPLVGRSPAMQEIYRVLARLMQTDLTVMITGESGTGKELVAKALHDYGKRRAGTFVAINMAAIPRDLIESELFGHEKGAFTGANTRSAGRFEQAEGGTLFLDEIGDMPMEAQTRLLRVLQQGEYTTVGGRTPIKSDVRIIAATNKDLRLQIQQGLFREDLFFRLNVVPLRLPPLRERTEDIPDLIRHFFAQAQREGLPPKQIDQAALDRLKRHRWPGNVRELENLARRLAALYPQETITAAVIESELAQPALPAAGDEPRGEESLSGAVERHLSTYFAGFDDGLPPAGLYHRILREIEYPLLTAALAATRGNQIRAADLLGVNRNTLRKKIRDLDIQVYRGGN, from the coding sequence ATGCCGACGGGGAGCATCCTTGTCGCCGATGACGATGCGGCTATCCGTACCGTTCTCAATCAGGCTCTGTCGCGCGCCGGTTATGAAGTGCGCTCGACCGGCAATGCCGCGACCTTGTGGCGCTGGGTCAATCAGGGCGACGGCGATCTCGTGATCACCGACGTCGTGATGCCAGACGAGAACGCGTTCGATCTCATTCCGCGCATCCGCAAGGCTCGGCCCGATCTGCCGATCATCGTCATGAGCGCGCAGAACACTTTTATGACCGCGATCCGCGCTTCGGAGCGCGGGGCTTACGAGTATTTGCCGAAACCTTTCGATCTGAAGGAACTGATCGGTATTGTCGGCCGCGCACTGTCCGAGCCAAAGGAGCCGCGCACCCAGCCGACCAAGCCCGAAGAGTTCGACGCCATTCCGCTGGTCGGTCGTTCGCCGGCGATGCAAGAAATCTACCGCGTGCTGGCGCGCCTGATGCAGACCGACCTCACGGTGATGATCACCGGCGAGAGCGGCACCGGCAAGGAACTGGTCGCCAAGGCGCTGCACGACTACGGCAAGCGGCGCGCCGGCACCTTCGTCGCCATCAACATGGCGGCGATCCCGCGCGACCTCATTGAATCCGAGCTATTCGGCCACGAGAAGGGCGCCTTCACCGGCGCCAACACCCGCTCTGCCGGCCGCTTCGAGCAGGCCGAAGGCGGCACCTTGTTTCTCGACGAAATCGGCGACATGCCGATGGAAGCACAGACGCGTCTCTTGCGCGTGTTGCAGCAGGGCGAATACACCACGGTCGGCGGCCGTACCCCGATCAAGAGCGACGTGCGCATCATCGCCGCCACCAACAAGGACCTGCGCCTGCAGATACAGCAGGGCCTGTTCCGTGAGGACCTGTTCTTCCGCCTCAACGTCGTGCCGCTGCGGCTGCCTCCCTTGCGCGAACGCACCGAGGACATTCCCGATCTCATCCGTCACTTCTTCGCCCAGGCGCAGCGTGAAGGCCTGCCGCCCAAGCAGATCGACCAAGCGGCACTCGATCGTCTGAAGCGGCACCGCTGGCCGGGCAACGTGCGCGAACTCGAAAATCTCGCGCGCCGTCTCGCCGCGCTCTATCCGCAGGAGACCATCACCGCCGCCGTGATCGAAAGCGAACTGGCGCAGCCGGCGCTGCCGGCCGCGGGAGATGAACCGCGCGGTGAGGAATCCCTGAGCGGCGCGGTCGAGCGGCACCTGTCGACTTATTTTGCCGGCTTTGATGATGGGCTGCCGCCGGCCGGGCTCTATCATCGCATCCTGCGCGAGATCGAATATCCGCTGCTCACGGCAGCGCTGGCGGCGACGCGCGGCAACCAGATCCGCGCCGCCGATCTGCTTGGCGTCAACCGCAACACCTTGCGCAAGAAGATCCGCGACCTGGATATTCAGGTCTACCGCGGCGGGAACTAG